Proteins from one Acropora muricata isolate sample 2 chromosome 9, ASM3666990v1, whole genome shotgun sequence genomic window:
- the LOC136928156 gene encoding uncharacterized protein isoform X1, whose product MLRQVAYQQFYVFCVLFGFGKAYEEIGVSSYLQENVDHMSDTGMTLVKVWSVSSSRHGTFLSSGTGENAFHDTFKIPKPGIYFVALNLMIANVRDGFLIASLVINNDFEATSGIDGIFGNASLNGSLSLLGFLRLYQNDFLSLYLRGSGGTLLRDSTFSVLYMSSIGSVPGFHTLLSRDQIIQNQVKSRIENLRASGSKGLFVMRSGTSPSIGMFCAILEGIHKFTSNINIQSKGNPTRCALSFQLNSNVTLLRKFSSGVWKYSIGVSGVFDLHRGDCVELQIEVISGGDLIVKSGSSFSGLFLGIRSAVDTQFSVTLPGGNIPVGWNRMENWTMISSIRNFKSENAYSTLNNNVFTCDSEGLFLVTALVNVNSTFSFRLLVSVGGSVRDSSSGQLIAWTKSSGVDSLIVSGVVELGKGVTVSVYIHCGDCDGVIIDGLFSVVMITPDWPGVSASLKDTVNLKLSGWTKLTRWKTSVVPGSFSFDNAFSPTDGVYRTRVDGTYFLSCNAIFIGQGKGNLSLIIAIDDSLNEGSGLFSHNENPRGDVTLNVAGSIRLIKNQTVSVFVATTEPKAWNISSDTGFSVALVGSECLYVPGLFAVKSDEALSPSSSNGEIGGWKTIHIFDSQLERNGTQWNPTSGRFKADEDGFYLVAANLLVRHSGSSKVIMNVLLDDGQRQQIALATFHPLDPRGGQYVNTLTIAGITRLKAEQTISLNITVGPSLEVLPNSSFSVVLTSFWKSYYAAGFVSHTTSSSSNGGVYDWSTTVSKRIFKKRYFPVDIMDSGLYFLQSLVAVRVSKKYTVFSHVEIDEKPVSSGFTSLMRAPAVKTRFFLGAFGVLYLRKGQKVSLFTGYVEPGESFGNRAGSVFSMARLLAPAQQPGLFQTLKHVQRNSLHCGEPVISYSSTAGDQLAYVQGNVFNPNTTLQGYGDLTTPLTGTYLVSLIFTVSGKVPESFTACIGSRKCAECYVQVSGALSQYHNTYGLVGLVGITAHELISFCFKSNHTSFTLMSAKRSVHYLSGLNVNKTFELRHRSVAFPSSGWNELTEWKTKSGQLLQRVHVVVGGLYVLCANLGMKAAVPGLVGVKFEAIGLSNVELISTLASVQADSTEWLSISVVSRLNASEVIAVSQFTSSSLLNIGDNATFFAALLTNENDNACLLLRSRKSVYDAGKWWQGIEQWAPVDQLCLSPNSDASKGRFVADIAGVYFVTAAVTVRTTSVVHESSLVELLLSVNGDTTNGNGLRATKQVPNAGYFIVLSLSATVHLEPWQTLYLMIRSTGAGSFEVVNGSTFGVALIEETKYFKNVATNIVQFDNGPQIISHPPPSMSLGDDLELAVSWTCEAVANGPVMYSWLRDKKTVTSSQNLTLLNVQEADSGRYVCMAKYDTIKVFSHLAELDVFGTTPQFESKEVTYPENRNISVQLAVRALDRQRAPANVSVSIIKGNKNGAFALSRSITKGNISLINQIPLDYEATRLYSLTLLATNLDTNKTSTANVTIILTDVNDNPPIFTSRNETSVKENVVSGTTIFQVKTVDADFGNNSIVRYHLLPGEYSGKFSIGVSSGNVTLNGELDYENTTEVFLRIQATDGKFLSNTTLFINVEDVNDNYPYFSQSSYSAVVPENISVGYIVIRVAAEDKDSGSNGKLTYSLVQGKNDTDALLKETFSVNSTNGAITSLKKIKLNASQEEFMFQVNVSDNGIPKKSVSANVTITVKDINDNPPIFISRNNTSVRENVANGTIIFQVKAVDADFGNNSIVTYHLLPGEYSGKFSIGTSSGNITLAGELDYENTTEVILRIQATDGKFVSNTTLFINVEDVNDNSPYFNESSYSAVVPENIPIGYVVIRVAAQDRDSGSNGQLTYSLQPEPHHADAKFSINATTGAITTREVLKVHNVQETYNFVVQVIDHGNPSLKSDTNLSIIVEDINDSPPEFKECKNFTSQGPVGARTTISRVSATDADYGSNADIAYSLDVLNPKVCTNEFEIVNDSKIQNLGMLDWGSNCTIKITASDGENIVFCVVALHVDKKPEETVNLAQTDELPRGTIAVIVIGIFLFITLVCLLIWYFRVHRRPRSPTSLPGPASRYILHHPEGQEMYKQEESKGPESKGNKTTNL is encoded by the exons ATGTTAAGACAGGTGGCCTATCAGCAGTTCTACGTTTTCTGTGTGTTGTTTGGTTTCGGCAAAG CTTATGAGGAGATCGGAGTTTCAAGCTACCTGCAGGAGAATGTTGATCACATGTCAGATACCGGCATGACTTTAGTGAAAGTGTGGAGTGTTTCGTCTTCTCGCCATGGAACGTTTCTGTCTTCTGGAACCGGAGAAAACGCTTTCCATGACACTTTTAAAATTCCCAAGCCTGGGATTTACTTTGTTGCTTTGAACTTGATGATCGCAAATGTACGTGATGGTTTTTTGATTGCCAGTTTGGTAATCAATAATGACTTTGAGGCGACCAGTGGAATCGACGGTATTTTCGGAAACGCAAGTTTAAATGGATCGTTGAGCCTATTGGGCTTCCTACGCCTTTATCAAAATGATTTCCTATCCTTGTACCTGCGTGGTTCTGGCGGAACATTGTTACGTGACAGTACTTTTTCGGTTCTTTACATGTCAAGCATAGGCTCTGTGCCCGGTTTTCATACTCTATTATCCCGTGACCAAATTATCCAAAATCAAGTTAAGTCTCGCATTGAGAATTTGAGAGCAAGCGGAAGCAAAGGATTATTCGTTATGCGCAGTGGAACATCGCCATCAATAGGAATGTTCTGTGCAATTTTAGAGGGCATTCACAAGTTTACATCAAACATCAATATCCAATCCAAAGGCAATCCAACGCGCTGTGCCCTCTCTTTTCAATTGAATTCAAATGTTACGCTACTTCGTAAATTTTCATCTGGAGTGTGGAAATATTCTATAGGTGTGTCTGGAGTGTTCGATTTACACCGCGGCGATTGTGTTGAACTTCAGATTGAGGTAATCAGTGGTGGGGATCTTATTGTCAAATCCGGAAGCAGTTTCTCAGGCCTCTTTCTTGGAATCAGAAGTGCCGTCGATACGCAATTCTCTGTCACCTTGCCCGGAGGGAATATACCAGTAGGATGGAACAGGATGGAAAACTGGACAATGATAAGCTCAATACGGAATTTCAAGTCAGAAAATGCGTATTCAACGCTAAATAACAACGTGTTCACTTGTGACAGCGAGGGATTGTTTTTAGTCACTGCTCTCGTAAATGTAAATTCGACGTTTTCCTTTCGTTTACTTGTATCTGTTGGCGGTTCCGTTCGCGACAGCAGTAGCGGGCAGTTGATTGCTTGGACGAAATCATCAGGGGTAGATTCGCTAATCGTAAGTGGCGTGGTTGAGCTCGGTAAGGGAGTCACTGTCAGTGTATATATCCATTGCGGTGATTGTGATGGAGTAATAATAGATGGACTTTTCAGTGTTGTCATGATTACTCCTGATTGGCCTGGTGTTTCAGCATCGCTAAAGGACACCGTAAATCTAAAATTGTCAGGATGGACGAAGTTGACACGATGGAAAACGTCAGTCGTTCCAGGTTCGTTTTCCTTCGACAACGCCTTCTCTCCAACCGACGGAGTTTATCGCACACGTGTAGATGGTACATATTTCTTGTCCTGCAATGCTATTTTCATTGGTCAAGGAAAAGGCAACTTGTCTTTAATAATAGCCATCGATGATAGCCTTAATGAAGGGAGTGGATTGTTTTCGCATAACGAAAATCCCAGAGGAGATGTTACACTAAATGTTGCTGGATCTATCAGACTGATAAAAAACCAAACTGTTTCCGTCTTCGTGGCAACCACCGAACCAAAGGCGTGGAACATTTCTAGCGATACCGGTTTCTCTGTGGCCTTGGTTGGGTCAGAGTGTCTTTATGTACCAGGATTATTTGCAG tgaaaagtGATGAGGCTCTTAGCCCTAGTTCTTCAAATGGAGAAATTGGTGGTTGGAAGACCATTCACATTTTTGACTCACAATTGGAAAGAAACGGCACGCAATGGAACCCAACGTCAGGTCGATTTAAGGCTGACGAAGATGGCTTTTACCTTGTCGCCGCAAATTTGCTAGTACGACATTCAGGTTCATCTAAAGTTATTATGAACGTATTGCTGGATGATGGTCAGAGACAGCAAATTGCATTGGCAACATTTCATCCTTTGGATCCTCGTGGTGGTCAATATGTTAATACTTTGACTATTGCAGGGATAACACGGCTCAAGGCAGAGCAGACTATCTCCCTTAATATAACAGTAGGTCCCTCATTGGAAGTGCTTCCAAACAGCAGCTTTTCTGTTGTACTCACTTCCTTTTGGAAAAGTTATTATGCTGCAGGATTCGTGTCTCATACCACTTCCTCCAGTTCAAACGGCGGCGTTTATGACTGGAGCACAACAGTTAGTAAAAGAATTTTCAAGAAAAGGTATTTCCCGGTTGATATAATGGACAGCGGTTTGTATTTTTTGCAGAGCCTTGTAGCTGTGAGAGTCAGTAAAAAATACACTGTTTTTAGCCATGTTGAAATTGATGAAAAGCCTGTTTCGAGTGGCTTCACATCTTTGATGAGAGCCCCAGCGGTAAAAACCCGTTTTTTCTTAGGTGCATTTGGGGTACTTTACctaagaaaaggacaaaaagttAGTCTTTTTACTGGCTATGTAGAACCTGGCGAGTCCTTTGGAAACAGGGCAGGTTCGGTGTTTTCAATGGCGAGGTTGCTAGCTCCAGCTCAACAGCCTGGTCTTTTTCAAACCCTAAAACATGTTCAAAGAAATTCTTTGCATTGTGGTGAACCAGTGATCAGCTATAGCTCAACTGCGGGGGATCAACTTGCATACGTACAAGGAAACGTTTTTAATCCAAATACAACTTTGCAGGGCTATGGGGACTTGACAACACCCTTGACGGGCACCTACCTTGTATCTTTAATATTTACAGTCAGTGGAAAAGTGCCTGAAAGTTTTACTGCCTGCATTGGATCCCGAAAATGTGCTGAATGTTATGTACAAGTTTCCGGTGCCCTCAGCCAATACCACAACACTTACGGATTGGTTGGGTTGGTAGGCATAACAGCGCATGAGCTCATTTCATTTTGCTTTAAGTCCAACCATACTTCTTTCACTTTAATGAGCGCTAAACGTTCCGTCCATTATTTGAGTGGACTGAACGTAAATAAAACATTTGAACTCAGGCATCGATCGGTTGCTTTTCCTTCGAGTGGATGGAACGAGTTAACCGAGTGGAAAACAAAAAGTGGCCAGTTGCTGCAAAGAGTTCATGTGGTTGTTGGGGGACTATACGTCCTTTGTGCTAACTTGGGAATGAAAGCTGCTGTGCCAGGGCTTGTTGGAGTGAAGTTTGAAGCAATAGGGTTGTCAAATGTAGAGTTAATATCCACTTTAGCCAGCGTTCAGGCAGATTCCACGGAATGGCTCAGTATTTCTGTAGTTTCTCGCCTTAATGCGTCTGAAGTGATTGCCGTTTCACAGTTCACGAGTTCGAGTTTGTTAAACATCGGAGACAACGCTACGTTCTTTGCTGCATTGTTAACAAACGAAAACGATAATGCTTGTTTATTGCTTCGGTCCCGTAAGAGCGTCTACGATGCTGGAAAATGGTGGCAAGGTATCGAGCAGTGGGCACCTGTTGATCAATTATGTCTGTCGCCAAACTCAGATGCGAGTAAAggaagatttgttgctgatatAGCTGGTGTATATTTTGTTACTGCTGCTGTTACAGTGCGGACCACAAGTGTAGTACACGAAAGCAG TTTGGTGGAACTCCTGCTATCAGTCAACGGAGATACAACAAATGGAAATGGTTTACGGGCCACAAAACAAGTTCCGAATGCTGGTTATTTTATTGTCCTTAGCCTGTCTGCTACCGTCCATCTGGAACCGTGGCAAACGTTATACCTAATGATCAGAAGCACTGGCGCTGGTTCATTTGAAGTTGTCAATGGAAGCACTTTTGGTGTTGCTTTGATAG AGGAAACAAAGTACTTCAAAAACGTGGCAACGAACATCGTTCAGTTTGACAATGGTCCTCAGATAATAAGTCACCCGCCACCGTCCATGAGTCTTGGAGATGATCTAGAATTAGCTGTTTCTTGGACTTGCGAAGCAGTTGCAAATGGCCCTGTGATGTATTCGTGGTTGAGAGACAAAAAG ACTGTAACATCCTCTCAAAACCTGACTCTGTTAAATGTCCAAGAGGCCGACTCTGGTCGATATGTCTGCATGGCGAAATATGACACCATTAAAGTTTTCTCCCACCTCGCTGAACTTGATGTCTTCG GAACCACCCCACAATTTGAGAGCAAGGAAGTAACTTATCCAGAGAACAGAAATATTTCCGTTCAACTTGCCGTCCGTGCTTTGGACAGGCAGCGAGCCCCCGCCAACGTCTCCGTCTCGATAATCAAGG GAAACAAGAATGGCGCTTTTGCACTTTCCCGGTcaataacaaaaggaaacatCTCTCTGATAAATCAAATCCCATTGGATTACGAGGCCACCAGATTGTACAGTTTAACACTCCTTGCTACTAACCTAGACACCAACAAAACAAGCACAGCCAATGTCACGATTATTTTAACAGATGTCAATGATAACCCACCGATATTCACCAGCAG AAATGAGACATCTGTCAAGGAAAACGTGGTAAGTGGTACCACCATCTTTCAAGTAAAAACCGTTGATGCAGACTTTGGCAACAATTCCATAGTAAGATATCATCTTCTGCCTGGTGAATATTCTGGAAAGTTTTCTATTGGTGTATCATCCGGGAATGTCACTCTGAATGGGGAGCTGGATTACGAAAACACGACTGAAGTCTTTCTTCGTATCCAAGCAACCGatggaaaatttctttcaaacacGACACTGTTTATAAATGTGGAAGACGTCAATGAtaattatccatatttcagCCAGAGTTCATATTCAGCTGTTGTGCCTGAAAACATTTCCGTCGGCTACATAGTAATCAGAGTAGCAGCAGAGGATAAAGACAGTGGATCAAATGGAAAACTAACGTACTCATTGGTGCAGGGGAAAAACGATACTGATGCACTTCTGAAAGAAACGTTTTCGGTAAATTCAACAAACGGAGCTATCacaagtttaaagaaaattaaGTTAAATGCGTCTCAAGAAGAATTCATGTTTCAAGTAAATGTGTCTGATAATGGCATTCCCAAGAAGTCAGTTTCCGCGAACGTTACAATTACTGTGAAAGATATCAATGATAACCCACCAATATTCATTTCAAG AAATAACACATCGGTCAGGGAAAATGTTGCAAATGGTACCATCATATTCCAGGTAAAAGCCGTTGATGCAGACTTTGGCAACAATTCCATAGTAACGTATCATCTGTTGCCTGGTGAATATTCTGGAAAGTTTTCTATTGGTACATCATCCGGGAATATTACTCTCGCTGGAGAGCTGGACTACGAAAACACGACTGAAGTCATTCTTCGTATCCAGGCAACGGACGGAAAATTTGTTTCGAACACAACGCTGTTTATAAATGTAGAAGATGTCAATGATAATTCTCCATATTTTAACGAGAGTTCATATTCAGCTGTTGTACCTGAAAACATCCCCATCGGCTACGTGGTAATCAGAGTAGCAGCACAGGATAGAGACAGTGGATCAAATGGACAATTAACATACTCATTGCAGCCAGAGCCACACCATGCCGATGCAAAATTTTCTATCAACGCTACAACTGGAGCCATCACAACGCGGGAAGTATTAAAAGTACACAATGTTCAAGAAACCTATAACTTCGTTGTTCAGGTCATTGATCATGGCAACCCGAGTTTAAAATCCGACACAAACCTCTCTATCATTGTTGAGGACATAAACGACTCACCTCCAGAATTCAAAGAATGCAAAAATTTTACTTCGCAAGGACCAGTCGGGGCAAGAACAACTATATCACGTGTTTCCGCTACTGATGCAGACTACGGATCAAATGCCGACATTGCTTATTCTCTCGATGTTTTAAACCCGAAAGTTTGCACAAATGAGTTTGAAATAGTTAATGATAGCAAGATACAAAACCTGGGAATGCTGGACTGGGGTTCGAATTGTACCATCAAAATCACTGCCAGCGATGGAGAAAACATAGTTTTTTGTGTTGTTGCTCTTCATGTTGACAAGAAGCCTGAGGAAACTGTAAACCTAGCTCAAACAG ATGAGTTGCCAAGAGGTACAATTGCCGTAATTGTTATcggcatttttctttttattacacTCGTATGTCTGTTGATTTGGTACTTCAGAGTGCACAGAAGACCACG ATCACCGACCTCGTTACCAGGACCTGCGAG CAGGTATATCCTTCATCATCCAGAGGGACAGGAAATGTATAAA